One region of Gossypium raimondii isolate GPD5lz chromosome 6, ASM2569854v1, whole genome shotgun sequence genomic DNA includes:
- the LOC105772534 gene encoding uncharacterized protein LOC105772534, translating into MCTIFITQLMEKLVKNLPSLHHCVIQVLPFASSHSIASLQFAYITSLSIHYKSLASSKLKYPTNFSIFRTHFPSKNMTNIISSSSISPLICFFVFFFWLGHGGPQGIQHSAAAINGADKIRSQFLHLLHTRRSPQVPWTVEPSKPVRHPLFQQVPTPTFSEAMESCPKADIKNLKERLKEENFYLHTEAGEQGRLPVLILSLKDSKQKRRPAVVFLHSTNKNKEWVRPLLEAYASREYIAIAIDSRYHGERAHNLTTYRDALVSSWIKGDTMPFLFDTVWDLIKLADYLTQRKDIDPKRIGITGESLGGMHAWFAAFVDTRYAVAAPIIGVQGFRWAIDNDKWQARVDSIKAVFEEARVDLGKSAIDKEVVKKAWDRIAPGLASIFDSPYSIPAIAPRPLLILNGADDPRCPLDGIKTPTKRARKAYAKAHSSKNFKLIVQPGIGHEMTSLMVKEASDWMDRFLKQ; encoded by the exons ATGTGCACCATATTCATCACTcaattaatggaaaaattagtCAAGAATCTTCCGAGTCTCCACCATTGTGTGATTCAGGTTTTACCATTTGCTAGCAGTCACAGCATAGCTTCATTGCAGTTTGCATACATTACAAGTCTTAGCATACATTACAAGTCTTTAGCATCATCCAAACTTAAATACCCAACCAACTTTTCCATTTTTAGAACCCATTTCCCTTCGAAAAACATGACAAACAtcatctcttcttcttcaatttccCCACTCATCTGTTTCTTCGTCTTCTTCTTCTGGTTGGGCCATGGAGGACCACAGGGAATACAACATAGTGCTGCTGCTATTAATGGTGCTGACAAGATTCGTTCTCAgttccttcatcttcttcataccAGACGATCTCCTCAAG TTCCTTGGACTGTGGAACCTTCAAAACCTGTGCGCCATCCTTTGTTTCAACAAGTTCCTACACCTACCTTCAGCGAG GCAATGGAATCTTGTCCGAAGGCTGATATTAAAAATCTTAAGGAACGACTTAAAGAGGAAAACTTCTATTTGCACACGGAG GCTGGAGAGCAAGGAAGGTTGCCAGTTTTAATCTTAAGCTTGAAAGACAGCAAACAGAAGAGAAGGCCCGCTGTTGTTTTTCTGCATAGTACCAATAAGAACAAAGAGTGGGTGCGGCCATTGCTTGAG GCATATGCTTCAAGGGAATACATAGCCATCGCTATAGATTCTCGGTACCATGGTGAACGTGCACACAATCTCACTACTTATCGAGAT GCTCTAGTGTCATCATGGATTAAAGGAGATACAATGCCATTTTTATTTGATACG GTGTGGGATTTGATAAAACTAGCAGATTATTTAACTCAAAGAAAGGATATAGACCCTAAGAGAATTGGAATCACCGGTGAATCACTCGGAG GAATGCATGCTTGGTTTGCTGCCTTTGTTGACACTCGCTATGCAGTTGCTGCTCCAATAATTGGTGTtcag GGATTTAGGTGGGCTATAGACAATGATAAATGGCAAGCTCGTGTTGACAGTATAAAGGCTGTTTTTGAAG AGGCAAGGGTTGATCTAGGCAAGAGTGCAATTGATAAAGAAGTTGTTAAGAAG GCCTGGGATAGGATTGCTCCTGGACTAGCTTCCATTTTTGATTCACCTTACTCGATTCCGGCCATTGCACCACGTCCTCTGCTCATATTAAACG GTGCTGACGATCCACGTTGTCCCCTTGATGGTATAAAAACTCCCACAAAGAGGGCTCGCAAGGCTTATGCAAAGGCTCATTCTTCTAAAAACTTTAAG CTCATTGTACAACCAGGAATAGGCCATGAAATGACATCATTAATGGTGAAAGAAGCAAGTGATTGGATGGACAGGTTCCTCAAGCAGTAA
- the LOC105772537 gene encoding protein PEROXIN-4 produces the protein MQASRARLFKEYKEVQREKAADPDIQLVCDDSNIFKWTALIKGPSETPYEGGVFQLAFAVPEQYPLQPPQVRFLTKIFHPNVHFKTGEICLDILKNAWSPAWTLQSVCRAIIALMAHPEPDSPLNCDSGNLLRSGDLRGYQSMARMYTRLAAMPRKG, from the exons ATGCAG GCATCAAGAGCGAGGTTGTTCAAGGAATACAAAGAGGTTCAGCGAGAGAAGGCGGCTGATCCCGATATTCAACTAGTTTGTGATGATTCCAACATATTTAAGTGGACTGCTCTTATCAAG ggACCTTCTGAGACACCTTATGAAGGCGGAGTCTTCCAGCTTGCTTTTGCTGTCCCTGAGCAGTACCCTTTGCAGCCTCCTCAAGTGCGGTTCTTGACGAAAATATTTCATCCCAATGTGCATTTTAAG ACAGGAGAGATTTGCCTTGATATATTGAAGAATGCTTGGAGCCCTGCATGGACACTTCAGTCTGTTTGTAGGGCTATAATAGCTTTGATGGCTCATCCGGAACCTGATAGCCCACTTAACTGTGATTCAG GCAATCTTTTAAGGTCTGGTGATCTCAGAGGATACCAGTCTATGGCAAGAATGTACACCAGACTTGCTGCCATGCCCAGAAAAGGGTGA